Proteins from one Clostridia bacterium genomic window:
- a CDS encoding LTA synthase family protein, giving the protein MFTNKKYSYLLQQTLLMIAFTLCKFTALYYSVGKPQYMLLTALRTSMLLLAIYTMLNLVFARKSFFLRIAVHEILAIIVLADLLYFKYFNVLPEASDLQFLKVLPTIWDSVSSLFSIMHILLFADALILIFHHNSLKNQEKASDPRVMPSLIAAALILVFTFTDFSLSSIKSSGQAYEKFGLLHYHISQLSNKTLVNDSDISRFQVTQEKKKLEIESRFFGIAKDRNVIVIQVEALQDFVINMNYNGQKLTPNLNKLLLSDSLYFNRYYQQLGKGGTSDAEFVTQNSLYPSMDLPAYSKYQNNKFMGLPMIMREQGYNTMAFHAYKPEFWNRQTIYPMMGYDRFINMHDFNPEEIFGWGLSDKYFLRQSAKYLSTAKQPFYSFLITLSSHHPYALPKKYKTVKLLPKHENTTLGRYIQAIHYADEALGLFIEELKRYGLYDNSIIALYGDHRGIPNGVTENDKLMTELLGHEYTFDESLNVPLIIHIPGSAVSETNIIVGGQMDFLPTMLNLIGIRESRVKLFGQDLLNAESGFVASQSNMIKGSFIDDYKIFIMSRDGVFEHGKAWNLSSREPVEIQLCRDGYERALRDIQQSEYILANDLIPEFVTIEDTHTTFSTALKSASDFMDRIVRLFNKIVK; this is encoded by the coding sequence ATGTTCACTAACAAAAAGTATTCGTACCTTTTGCAGCAGACCTTACTTATGATTGCTTTCACGTTATGTAAATTTACAGCCCTTTACTACTCAGTCGGAAAACCCCAGTATATGCTTCTGACTGCCTTGAGAACCTCCATGCTTCTACTAGCAATATATACAATGCTGAACCTGGTTTTTGCAAGAAAGAGCTTTTTTCTTAGGATTGCCGTTCATGAAATCCTTGCAATTATAGTGCTTGCAGACCTGCTCTATTTCAAGTATTTTAATGTGCTGCCGGAAGCTTCGGATTTACAGTTTTTGAAAGTTCTACCTACGATATGGGACAGCGTAAGCTCACTCTTTTCAATCATGCATATCCTACTGTTTGCTGATGCTCTAATATTGATATTCCACCATAACTCTCTAAAAAATCAGGAAAAGGCTTCAGATCCACGGGTAATGCCTTCTCTTATCGCAGCTGCACTTATACTGGTATTTACATTCACGGACTTCTCTCTAAGCAGCATAAAAAGCAGTGGGCAGGCATATGAGAAATTCGGCCTGCTGCATTATCATATTTCACAGCTTTCTAATAAAACACTGGTTAATGATAGCGACATCAGCAGGTTTCAAGTAACTCAAGAAAAGAAAAAGCTTGAAATAGAATCTCGATTTTTTGGAATAGCAAAAGACAGGAATGTTATAGTCATTCAGGTGGAAGCCCTTCAGGATTTTGTGATAAATATGAACTACAACGGACAGAAGCTTACACCGAACCTTAATAAGCTGCTGCTTTCGGATTCACTATATTTCAACCGCTACTATCAGCAGTTGGGAAAGGGCGGCACCTCCGACGCAGAATTCGTCACGCAGAATTCCCTTTACCCCTCAATGGATTTACCCGCATACAGCAAGTATCAGAACAATAAATTCATGGGCTTGCCGATGATCATGAGGGAGCAAGGATATAATACAATGGCGTTTCATGCTTACAAGCCGGAGTTCTGGAATAGGCAGACCATATATCCCATGATGGGCTACGACAGGTTCATCAATATGCATGATTTCAATCCTGAAGAGATATTCGGCTGGGGCTTAAGCGACAAATACTTTTTGAGGCAATCTGCAAAATACCTCAGCACAGCCAAGCAGCCTTTTTATTCTTTTTTGATCACACTTTCAAGCCATCATCCCTATGCGCTGCCAAAGAAGTATAAGACAGTGAAGCTGCTGCCTAAGCATGAAAACACAACTCTAGGGCGCTATATCCAAGCAATTCACTATGCAGATGAAGCTCTGGGGCTTTTCATAGAGGAGCTAAAAAGGTATGGACTGTATGATAATTCAATCATAGCATTATATGGCGACCACAGAGGCATACCTAACGGTGTGACTGAAAACGATAAGCTTATGACGGAGCTTCTAGGTCATGAATACACCTTTGATGAATCCCTTAATGTACCGCTTATTATACATATTCCCGGAAGTGCTGTAAGTGAAACGAATATTATCGTGGGAGGGCAAATGGATTTTCTACCTACCATGCTGAACCTTATTGGTATAAGAGAAAGCAGAGTGAAGCTTTTCGGGCAGGATCTTCTGAATGCTGAAAGTGGATTTGTAGCATCCCAGTCAAACATGATAAAGGGTTCCTTCATTGATGATTATAAGATATTTATCATGTCTAGAGATGGGGTGTTTGAGCATGGCAAGGCATGGAATTTAAGTTCCAGGGAACCTGTCGAAATTCAACTTTGCAGGGATGGGTATGAAAGAGCCTTAAGAGATATACAGCAATCAGAATATATACTGGCAAATGATCTTATACCGGAGTTTGTCACAATTGAAGATACTCATACAACCTTTAGCACAGCTTTAAAGTCTGCTTCAGATTTCATGGATAGAATTGTAAGGCTATTCAATAAGATAGTAAAATAG
- a CDS encoding DUF1653 domain-containing protein, whose amino-acid sequence MNAREIRIGAKYRHFKGNEYLVLHVAKHSETLEEYVVYQALYGEKGIWIRPLEMFLSMKEVEGKQVHRFEEIV is encoded by the coding sequence ATGAACGCAAGAGAAATAAGGATAGGGGCAAAATACAGACATTTCAAAGGAAATGAGTACCTGGTGCTGCATGTGGCAAAACACTCTGAAACCTTGGAGGAATACGTTGTATACCAAGCTCTATATGGCGAGAAAGGTATTTGGATAAGACCGCTGGAAATGTTCTTAAGTATGAAAGAGGTAGAAGGAAAGCAAGTTCACAGATTTGAAGAAATAGTATAA
- the uvsE gene encoding UV DNA damage repair endonuclease UvsE: MLRLGFACISKSMKENGRFKTMSVKTFEGLEQSERMRRLRLIAVDNLYNVSRIMLWCIESGISLYRLSSDLIPLATYVPDWHWWEDTDIQNMSEKIREIVNGGKIRISMHPDQFCVLNSDRPEVVKGSFAILEHHNRLSNMVGNRILVLHVGSGTGGKQRAIERFIKSFNTLDNDIKEKIVVENDDKIFNAEDVLSLCEHLNIPMVLDIHHHNCNHENDNLPLLIERIRNSWKGQRPKMHLSSGRSCPTDRHHSDFIDFEDYKQAVALVKDDFDIMMECKEKDLAVLQIMEKAAAQQG, from the coding sequence ATGTTGCGATTAGGCTTTGCATGTATCTCAAAGAGCATGAAGGAAAATGGCAGATTCAAGACAATGAGCGTAAAGACCTTTGAAGGGTTAGAACAATCAGAAAGGATGCGAAGACTTCGATTGATAGCAGTCGACAACCTCTATAATGTCTCCAGAATCATGCTTTGGTGCATTGAGAGCGGCATAAGCCTGTATCGCTTAAGCTCTGATCTAATACCCCTTGCCACCTATGTGCCTGATTGGCATTGGTGGGAGGATACTGACATTCAGAACATGTCTGAAAAGATAAGGGAAATAGTCAATGGGGGCAAAATAAGAATAAGCATGCATCCGGACCAGTTCTGCGTACTTAATTCAGATAGGCCGGAGGTAGTTAAGGGAAGCTTCGCAATTCTTGAACACCACAACAGACTTTCAAATATGGTAGGAAATAGAATCCTGGTCCTTCACGTAGGCAGCGGTACAGGAGGCAAGCAGAGGGCTATAGAAAGATTCATCAAGAGCTTTAATACTCTGGATAATGACATTAAGGAGAAAATCGTAGTTGAAAACGACGATAAAATTTTCAATGCAGAAGATGTGTTGTCTCTATGCGAGCATCTGAACATTCCAATGGTATTGGACATACATCATCATAACTGCAACCATGAGAATGACAACCTGCCCCTGCTCATAGAAAGGATAAGGAACTCTTGGAAAGGGCAAAGACCTAAGATGCACCTCAGCAGTGGAAGAAGCTGCCCCACTGACAGGCACCATTCGGATTTTATTGACTTCGAGGACTACAAGCAGGCTGTAGCGCTTGTAAAGGATGATTTTGATATAATGATGGAGTGTAAGGAAAAGGACCTTGCAGTACTGCAAATCATGGAGAAAGCTGCAGCGCAGCAAGGCTGA